A DNA window from Caretta caretta isolate rCarCar2 chromosome 7, rCarCar1.hap1, whole genome shotgun sequence contains the following coding sequences:
- the C7H11orf86 gene encoding uncharacterized protein C11orf86 homolog yields the protein MAHGRSFRRAYSLRTPKSPSLLDSTYGRLEDTTLPHVWGDKTESSDKAKQRGKGRAVSLRGWKSGVEEPPAERTLTPGEMPHSLSPDDGELLIGEAQSKGSHRMKQCKKQVDRALRRGWETFVANLYSVTLSRPAPPSEATPSPARTC from the exons ATGGCCCATGGCAGGAGCTTCCGGAGAGCGTACTCCCTCCGTACCCCCAAATCCCCCAGCCTCCTGGATTCCACCTACGGCCGGCTGGAGGACACCACCCTGCCCCACGTTTGGGGGGACAAGACAGAGAGCTCAGACAAGGCTAagcagaggggaaaggggagagctGTGAGCCTGAGGGGGTGGAAGAGTGGGGTGGAAGAGCCCCCAGCTGAGAGGACCCTCACCCCAGGGGAGATGCCGCACTCACTAAGCCCCGATGATGGGGAGCTGCTGATCGGAGAGGCTCAGAGCAAGGGCTCTCACAGGATGAAGCAGTGCAAGAAG CAGGTGGACCGAGCCCTCCGCAGAGGCTGGGAGACCTTCGTGGCTAACCTGTACAGCGTGACGCTGAGCCGCCCAGCTCCCCCCTCCGAGGCCACCCCGTCACCAGCGAGAACATGTTGA